CTACAGCATTGTTCATGCTTGCAACAAAGCTCTGTCTACCGGAGAACTATCTCAGCCAGATAAAGAAGTTTATATTCGAAAGGCAGGGATAGAACATTGTTTCGTTTGCACGTATGACTCTCGAAAGTTTGAGCATCTTTATGCTGAGCACGTTGTCAGGTATTGTTAATCTCAAGAAAAAGAGCGCCCACGATGTATGACACATCGTGGGCGCTCTGGGAGGAGTCAGTGTCCAACGCACATGCGTGAGTTGGGCAAGACTTTACGGACAGCCTGCTGCGTACGCGTTGCCGAAGCAAATGTAGTCAAAGATGTTTAGTGTTCCATCCACATTGCAGTCTGCGTACATGCCATTGGCTGCGTAGTCATTTCCAAAGCAGATGTAATCAAAGATGTTGAGCGTGCCGCTGTCATCGCAGTCCGCATAGCAGACGTCCACCAACTTGTACACGCTGCCGAAGTTGCCAAACGGCCCTAGGTTTGTGCCAGCGAGCAGATACACCTCGCCATCGTCGTCCTGGCCGAAACCTTTGATATACAACCCAAGATCTCGATTGTCCTTGCCAAGAATGAACTCGTTGATGGTGCCAGCGTTCAGGTCGCTGTAGAACAATCTGCCGCTTGCACTTCCGAACGCAAGGGAAAAATCACCAAACACGTACTTGCCGCTGAGCGTCGGTATTGCTGAGCCATTGTACATGTATCCACCGATGATCGAGATGCCCTCATCATGATCATATTCAATCACGGGGTCCTTCAGTCCCGAAGGAAGACCACCAAGATTGTCAATGATGTATCCGTTTGCGACACCATTATGATGGAATCTGAATGATCCCTCCTTCAGTCTCCATCCAAGATTGTCTCCCGCCTGCACGATGTTGACCTCTTCAATCGCGCGCTGACCAACATCCGCCACGATGAGATTGCTTCCCATGAACGAGAATCGGAACGGATTGCGCAATCCATAGGCGAAGATTTCATCAAGACCTTGCTGGTTAACAAACGGGTTGTTTGCTGGGACACCGTACTGTCCATTCACACCATTGGTGCCAAGCGGATCAATACGAATGATGGAGCCATAGATTGTCTCGTTATCCTGCCCGTTGCCGAACGGTCCGTGACCCCACATTGGCTGGCCCATTGAGATCTGCCCGTCGTTGTCGTCACCACCGCCACCATCGCCGAACGCGATGTACAGCATATCGTCTGGACCGAACATCATCATACCGCCGTTGTGGTTGAACTGCGGCTCAAGAATGCGGATGATCTCGCGCCGGGAAGTTGGATCCACAAGGTTCGGATTCGCGCTGTCTACCTGCCACTCAGCGATGACAGCATGGTGATTTGCGCCTTGTCCGACGGGCGGTGGGAGTGCGGGAACAAAGTCCGGTGTGCCCGCTTCGGGTTCGCTCGTGTACGTGTACAACTTGCCGAACCCCGGAGTACCCGGTGTGTTGTACTGCGGATGGAATGTAAAGCCAATCAAGCCGCGTTCGTCAAAGTCACCAAAGGGGTCTCCTGTGCCGAAGATGCCGAGGCTTACAAGCCGTGACGAGACATCAAGGAATGGCTGTGCGACAAGAGTGCCATTATCGATGATCCGCACGAGTCCCGCTTGATCTGCAACAAACAGACTGTTTCCACCTGTTGGATCATCTACCATTGCGTGTGGGGCTGTCAGTCCTGTTGCGACCTCTTCGAGTTCAATACGGATGGTGTTCTTGACGATCGGGTCTGGAAACGGATCCGTGATTGCAACGACAGGGTTAAACCCAAAGTCGTCGACCACCGCAGCACTCCCAAGAGGTCCGCCTGAGTTAGTAACATCAATGCGGGAGATTGGGCCCACATTTGTAAATGTGTAGAATGTGAATGTGCTTGTGAGGTTGGCAGACGCAACCTGCACACCATCCGGGTTAAAGACCTGCACCAATCCGGCAACCGAAGAAACAGAGTTTCTTGCCCAGAATCCAACATCATCTGCTGGTGTTTCAAAGGCAATCGATCCCACTGTTCCCGCATTGATCATCTGCCATGAGAACACGCCCGAGTGATTCAACGCGGGGTTTCCACTGTTCAAAGACTCACCGCCAGTAAACGCAGCAGTGTTTGGAACAGTGCCAACTGAAAAACTTGTTGATGCGATCCCTTCAAAGTCTGTTGTGACTGAAAAGGGTTGTGACCATACCGGTGCAACTGCACACCAACTGGCCAAAACTGTGCACACTTCTATCTTTGTTCGTACCACGTTCTCCACCTTTCTGAGCGAATGTGTAATCGAGTGCGATGAGATGTCTTAAACAAATCCACCCAAAGATACAAATACTCTCACTGTCACACTAATGTCACCCTCAGAACAGAGGGATTTTCCTTCGATGTCGCTATACAGAAAAAGCAATTGTGTTCACCGCAACTCAATGAAATTGAAATCGACTCGTCAGGTATGAACTGGGTTTATGTAGAGAACCGACTGTGGTTATACAGAAAGAGTGTGAAGTCACATAAGCAGCGACAGTAAACCGCACGTCAGATGACATGCCATTGCACGAAGCAGGAACTCGTGCATCCGTTCAACATGCTGTTCTCTGAACTGTGTGTCGTTGAGCGCTCGATGAAATACAACGCACTTGCATCTCTGAGATGAAGAGATTCCCACGCCTGCGATATGCAGACTGGAGGGTCAGGCATTGGGTTCAGGCGTTTGAATTGCAGGGACGCTGGAGAGCAAAGACACAGACATCGAAAAGGTCCTATAAATAATATAGCTCGGCAACAATATTGGCCATTTGAACAACTTGAGTGAGGAAACGCTCGAAAAGTGCACTCTTGATTGCGGAAAAAACCCGTTTCGGTACAATAAAGCCTCCACACAACGTAGGAGATAGACGCAGCATTCACCGTTGTAACCCCGCATGCCCAGAACCCCACAATCATTTCTGTATGTTCGTGAGTTTCGCTACCGGCACAGTGTGCGGATTGCGCGCGCGTTTACGCTTGTAGAGTTGCTGGTTGTGATCGCGATTGTCGCGATCCTTCTTGGTCTGCTTGTGCCGTCGCTGCGCATGGTGATGGGTTCTGCACGCTCAATGAAGTGTCAGGTATCGCAACGCAGTATCGCATTCGACTTTGCCCTCTTTGCTGATGACAACCTGCACGGCGATCGTGGCGATGATGCGAGAAAATATGGCAGTTCTCGTTTTACGCTTGAGACGTTCCAGGAGAGCATGTATGGTGTTGATGAGTTCTGGCGTTACGGCAATGCCAGTACTCACACGCTTCCTGACGCGAGTGGGCATGATCCGATGCGCTGCCCGGAAGTGCATGGACATGTTTCTGTTGTGAGCCAGACAGCATGCGCGTCTGGTGCAGTGACACCCGCGAAGTTTGTTTCGTATACATTCAACTCCCGCCTGCATTACGGCGAAGTCGAGAAAAACAAAGGTCAGATTGGTGCCAAGCTGATGAAGCTCTCCAGTTCTGTTCTCAATCACCCCAATGTTCCGCTGCTGTGGGATGGCGATGGTGAGGAAGCAGAGCGTCGGAACGTTGTGCCGCTGTTTGGGGCGCCGACGCTTGACAGCCAGGTGGTGTACGCGAATGACCAGTACTGGTTTCCTTCGATGCGACATCTCGGCAGCATGAATGTTGCTTTTCTTGGTGGCCATGTGCTTTCTACGAAAAAGCCGCTTCTTGAATCGGACTGGGACTGGGGTTTTCAGCCGTCAAACTAGTTGCTTTCGTTTCACTCTAAGTAGGTATACCACAGGCTGAGTTTCCTCGCGCGATGCATGCTTCATACTGGGCATGGTTTGAGCGATAGAATAGTGCATAGTTTTGTCACCCCACGCTTCTCGGCGGTTGGGCATCCAAGCACATGCGAATACGCTGGAAGTTTGCCATCCTGCTTGCGATCCTGCTGACAGCACTTGTTGCGAGTGTTGGCACAGCTGTGTTTTCGATTGCGGTGTTCCATCGTGAGCTAGAGCAGCCGATGGCGAGCATACAGCGCATTATGACAGAGCTCAACCGCATCAAACGTTCAGTGCAGGAACAGTACGATCTGCTTGGCTCACCCAATGGGCTTCACGAAGACAGTGCGCCGGTTCCTGATGGAGCGATTCTTGACATGCCTTGGACGGTTGAGCAGCGCAATCAACGTGCGATGGATGTGGGCATAATGCGGGATAGAGTTGCGAGTTCGATCGAGATACTTGAGACCATCCCTGATTATCGAGTATGGCTTGGATCGCGGGTGACTGACAGCATTGACCGACTTGCAGATGAAGCGCATGCAGGTGTTGTGTCATGGAGGGACATGAACACCAGCGGCGGGCTCGAAGCAGCCCGTGCTGCGATGTATAACTCTCACGAACTGATCGAAGCTGTCGAGTCGCGCATACTCGAAACCGCGGGGAAGGAACTGGAACTCGCAAATCTCCTTCGTTCGCGTATCTTTTTCATTCTGGCTGTTTCAACGCTTGCTGTGCTGGGTAGCGTGCTCTACGCAACGGTACTTGTGCGGAGATGGATCATCGCACCTGTAGGACGTATCCGCACAGCCACACAGCGCATCGCAAAGGGAGATTTCTCGCATCGTATTGAAACGGTGGGTTCCGATGAAATCGCTGAACTTGGGCACGAAGTAAACCACATGTCCGAGATGATCGTGAAGATGCAGGAAGAGCGAATCGAACAGGAGCGACTTGCAGCGTTTGGCGAGATGACGCGAACGATTGTTCACAATCTTCGCAATCCACTTGCGGGGATTCGATCTATTGCGGAACTTACGCAGTCAGAGCTCCATGAGGCAGATCCCGAACTCGCTTCAGGGCAGCAGCGGATTGTGTCCACAGTTGATCGGTTTGAGTCATGGCTGACGTCATTGCTGCGCGGGTCACGTCCGATGGAACTGAACCCCGAGCCATTCGATCCGCAGGAGTTGTTCCTCAGGCTCAAGCAATCGCTCGATGCCAGTGCTCGTGGGGCACATATCAATCTCATCTTTGAATCGAGTCCTGATGTTCCGGTCGTAACTGGAGATCCAAACCAGATCGAGCAGGCGTTGATAGCGTTTATTGCCAATGCGATCGAGGTGTCACCTGCTGGTACCAACGTCCGAGTTGGTGTAGACATGCTCTCAGAAACCATGCAAAGCACACAGTGTGTCCAGTTCTGGGTAGAAGATCAGGGATCAGGGGTCGCTCCGGAGTTGCAGCAGAAGATCTTTGAACCATACTTTACAACGAAGCAGACTGGAACTGGCATCGGCCTTGCATTGACAAAGCGGGTCGCACAGAGTCATGGGGGCTCTGTAGCCGTAGAAAACTCCAGTTCTGAAGTGAAACGACGGTTTGGCGCCCGGTTTTTGCTGACGATCCCACACATATCTCGGATCTCAGCAGGGTAATGATGTGAGACAATGGCCAGATTTGGCCATTCGGAGCCAAGTGTGGCCAATATTCTCGTGATAGATGATGAAGAGAACCTGCGGTTCTCGACCCGTCGAGCCCTTGCCAAAGCCGGGCATGTTGTCGCTGAGGCTGCAACAGCTGACGAGGCCATGAAGCTGTTTGAATCCAACACCTTCGACATTGCACTCTTTGATGTGCACATTGGTGAGGACAACGGTATCGACCTGCTCGAACAAGCACGCGAGAACGGGTTCGAGGGTGCTGCAATCATCATGACTGGGTTTGGCTCGATCCCGGATGTTGTCCGTGCGATGAAACTTGGTGCAGACAACTATTTGCAGAAGCCTGTCAGTCTGGAGGAGCTTTCGATTCTTGTGCAGCGGGCACTCGATGATCGCGACCGAAAACGTCGACTTCGTCTTATCGATCGTGCCAAACAGCATGAAGCTGATGCTGATCAGGTGATTGGTGTGAGCAGCCAGTGGCAGGAAGTCGTATCGCTCGCGAATCGTCTTGCAGCTCTCCCCATCCCAGTTGCACATGGTCAGTCTGATTCAGGAACAACCGGTCCCGCACTTCCCACTATTCTGATTCTTGGCGAAACGGGAAGTGGTAAGGGCGTGGTTTCGCGACACATCCATCGCATGTCATCGAAGCTTCGCGAAAAACCGAACGCTCCGTTTGTTCATCTGAACTGCAATGCGCTTCCAGCCCAGCTCGTGGAATCAGAGTTGTTCGGACACGAAAAGGGTGCCTTCACTGACGCGCAGACATCACGTGAAGGATTGTTTGAGATGGCTTCCGGTGGGATCATCTTCCTCGACGAGATCGGTGATCTGCCGTTAGAACTCCAGGGCAAACTGCTCACGGTGTTGGAACAGGGGACATTCCGGCGCGTGGGCGGCAATCGTGATCGACACGTCCATGCCATGGTTATCGCAGCGACAAACCAGAATCTGGACACACGCGTCGAGGAGGGCGCGTTCCGTCGTGACCTGCTTTACAGGCTGAACGCGTTCCAGATCGTGCTGCCGCCGTTGCGTGAGCGCATTGATGATGCCGTCGAACTGCTCGAACGCATGATTACACGCTTTGCAAAGCAGTACGGAAAAGAACCGGCCATGCTCAGCGATGGTGCCAAGCTGGCGATCCGCAATCACACATGGCCGGGCAACGCGCGCGAGGTTGTGAATATCGCACAGCGCGTGGTTATGCTCAGCGAGCACACAGAACTGAGCGCATCAGATCTCGGACTCGCTTCGCATAGCGATGAGGATTCAGATCACAAGCACGACAATCGCGCGACGCGTATCAGTTCGAACGGCACGCTCCATTTCAACTTCGAAACCGGCATCCATAAGGCAAAGGATGTTGAGCGCGAACTCATTGAACAGGCCCTGGAGCACACAAAGGGAAACGTCAGTAAGGCTGCACAGCTTATTGGCATGCAGCGAAGCAGCTTCAGGTATCGGCTTGAACGCTATCAGATGGACGATGCAAGCCATATGCAGGGAGCGGATCGATGACTCATCATTTGTATCAACATATGACGCGTCTTGTTGCTGGTCTGGGCGTGCTTGCAGCTGGAAACTCTGCATTCGCACAGACACAGCAGATTTTCAATGATGATGTTGGCGATGCGACGTTCCGCCCTTCATCGACGACCGCACCATTGGTCAGTGAACCAATTGATCTCGTTTCACTGAAACTGAGTGGCTGGCAGACAAGTACTCCTCTAACCAACCCGTTCAGTGGTTCTGTGACGAACTGGCAGACACAACATCTGTTTCGCATGGATCTTGTGATTGACGGTCTGGTCAACCCGCCGGGACGTGCAGATATTGGTAACTACAACCCAACAGAGTTCGGCGATAACCCGCTGTACGCCTATATCGACCTGGATATTGATGATCGAAAAGACACCGGCGGCGAAACCAGTGGACCAGCAGCGTTCCGATACCTTGCCAATGTGGGTCGCTTTGGTCGCCGTGGACACAGCTCATTCGGCGAGCGGACCGCAGTCACGCACGAAGACATTGATGGCGACTTTGTCACCGCACCGTATTATGAACGCTCCGGAGCGGACTGGGCATTTGTTCTGTGCGGCTGCACAAGCATCTCGATTGTTTCAGGCGACACAAACGCAAACAATGTGTTTGATGCAGGCGAGACCTGGGTTATTCAGGGGCGCTTGTTTGAGCGATCCAAGGGATACCAGGAAGCAAGCACAACCAACAATCCCACATTTGGCGGCAGTGCGCTCGGTTTGTACGATCCCATCGTCAAGGTGCAGTTTTCTCATTCCATCTCTGCAGACCAGACAACAGTTTCGCTTGTGTACGCATTGGATCAGACTGGCGCAAAGAACCTTAACGGGCTGGGTAGCACGCCTCCAATGAACACAAACGTGAGTGATGCCAGCAGCATTGCCGAAGGCCTGCAGAATATCATTGATGCAGCAAATGCTGGCAGTCTTCCGTATCCAGTCTCATACACATTCTGCGATGACTGGGAAGGCAGAAACATCAATGATTACATGGATCCGACAGATTGGGCGGTTACAGCTCTGGTCGGTACCGCATTTGCAGCACCGGATGTCAAGCAGTTTGTATGGACGGATACGGGCTTCAACGAGGTCTTTGCAGATGTGAATGGCGACGGGATCATTACTCCGTACGACAAACTTGCGATCCAGAACTTCGTCTATGCAAAGGATGGCACAGGATTTGATGCCGATGGCTCGAAGAACGGGCGGGTCACACTGGCAAACCCCGGTCCTGAGTTTGTGCTGTATGACCTTGACAGCAACGGATCTGTCGAGCCGGACGACCACTGGGTGTACGGTCACAGAGCAGATCTTGACGGCTCGGGCACATTAACCATCTTTGACTACATCGCATTTGGAACGTACTACGGCATGAATGATCAGATTGCTGATTTCACCTTTGATGAGATTCTCAATGTCTTCGATTATATCGCATTTGGAAATGCCTATTCGCAGTAGATCAATACGAGTTGCCTCTTTGATGAACAAGCCAGCCTCAGTGCTGGCTTGTTCTTTTGGATGCATGGTGTGGCCAATGCTGTTTCAAGCATTGATAACATCTGGCCAAATCAAATAAGTTACCCATAGAACATCATCATTTTTGTATTGAAATCTCAGGTTGCCACTTTGGCACACGAGTTGCATTCTCGCTATTGCACGCAATGGATGGCTCCGTGTGGAGCCACACGAAATACTCCCTCTTGTCTGATATCGAATGGAGAAAGCAATGAAGACTCGTCATGTTTCAGGTATGATCGCTCTCGCACTCTGCACAGCAGCAGGCCACGCACAAGTCGCATTCACCGGACCCACAAGCTATGCAACAGCACAACGCCCCGATGGTGTTGCGCTCGCTGACTTCAACGGTGACGGCATGACAGACATGGCCGTGACAGTTGACAATCAGGATCGTATCCTGTTTTTCAACGGCACCGGCGGCGGCACGCTGACACCCGGCGCAACAATCTTCCTTGGAGCGGGTGTTGGTGCAGGGCCGCTCGCTGCTGGTGATTTCAATGGTGATGGCACAATGGACATCGCTGTCGGTCTGAAGAACAACAACCAGGTTGTTGTGTACGCAAACAATGCAGGTATTTTCTCTCAGGCTGGCTCCACGCCTGTTGGCAACCGTCCTGTGTACATACGCACCGCCGAACTTGGCGGTGGCGCTGGCCTCGATATGGCTGTCGCAAATCGTGATGGGAACTCGATCAGTATTCTGACGAACTCCGGCACTGGCACATTTGCTGCTGTCTCTGTTGCAGTCGGGAACGAACCACGCTCGGTTGCTGCGGGTGACTGGGATGGCGATGGCGATATGGATTTGGTCTCGACCAACCATGACGATCGCTCAGTGTCGGTTATCACAAACAATGGTGGCACCTTTGCTCAGTCGGCAACGCTGTTTGTCGGCGGACAGGTTCGCCCCGATGGCATCACCGCCGCTGACTTTGACGGCGACGGCGACATGGACTTCGCGACCGCAACAAGCGACGACAATATCGCGTTCAACTTTGCAGCTGTTTTCTTCAACAACGGCGGTACCTTTGCTGGCCCGAACAACTTCCCCGTCAATGCGATCAACGCAGGCGATATCGTTGCCGCTGACTTTGATCTCGATGGAGACATGGATATTGTCACCGCGAACGAGGACTCCGGGAATGTCTCTGTGCTGACAAACACTGGCGGAACCTTTGGTCCTGCAACATTGATCTCAACAGGCGCACATCCCGATACACTGGCAATCGGTGACATCGACAACAACGGATCTATGGACGTTGCGGTCACAAATCGTGACAGCGACAGCACGTCCATTCTGCTTAGCACCGCTGCGGGTTCGAGTTGCTACGCCGACTGCGATTCGAACGGTGTGCTGAACGTGTTCGATTACATCTGCTTCGGTAACGCATATTCGGCTGGCGACCCATATGCCGACTGCGATGGCTCCGGTGCATTGAATATCTTCGATTACATCTGCTTCGGCAACGCGTACTCGGCCGGCTGCCCGTAATCGAGACTGATCTCCCTTCTTCCCCTCTTTTCCAGTCGCTTTGTGCACGATCTGATCGTGACACAAAGCAGAGTGCCGCTCGCCTGGTGCAGAGCGGCACTTTTTAATTTGCTTTCCAATGAAGTTCTCTCTTGTGTTGAGACGACGGATGGGGCTCGATTGGTCCGACGTTCATGTAATTTTTTCAAGATATTGCAATCCTGTCAGATGCGTAACCTTGCTTTTTGGCACGGCTTGGTGGATTCATGTGCAGGAGTTCGCTGCAGGAGCGGTTTTTTCACAAGCTGCGATGGTTCGTAAGTTATACTATCTTAATAATAAGATGCTCTTATAACTTTGTATAATAAGTTCGGTGTTGATAGCAGCTACAATCGCAATAGCCCGCAATTCAGTCTGTACTGTTGTCGCAAAGCAAGATTCCAGACTCAACGGCGTACGCAGGCGTGGCATTCGAGACAGCACATAGAACGTCGAACCCTGTCGCATTCAGTTCTTTGGAGGATACACCATGGCAGCACCCGCACGAAACAAATGGTGGCACGATGTTGTCAGTGTCGACTCGGTGAAGCTTGAGAACGGTACGCATCTGCTTTGGGGTGATCGAGTTCAGATTCTTGAGGAAGATAGTGCAACGGATCGAGTAAAGATCTTTGGCCGGGGAACGACGGGATGGGTCGACCGTCGTGTTCTAGGCGGTGAGCCTCTTCTTGAGTTGTATTTTATCGATGTTGGGCAAGGCGATGGCATCCTTGTCGTGACGCCAGAGGGGCACCATCTGCTTATAGATGGGGGACACAGTCGGGGTCGCCAGCCCACAGGGAAAAGTGCAGCGGATTTCGTCGATTGGAAGTTCCACAAGGACTATCTGCATTTCAACGATCGAGACAATCCCGACTTGAACATGATCCGCATTGATGCGATGATCGCCTCGCACGCAGATGCGGATCACTATGGGGGACTTGAAGATCTTGTTGATCGAGAGACACCGGGATATCAGGAAGAACTCGACAGCTTTGGGGTTTCAGTTGAAGCGTTCTATCACCCCGGACTGTGTCCACAGCAAGAGGGAACTGACAAGCTTGGGCGCAAACGAGACAATCATTTTTATGATTTGCTCGAAGATCGTGACTCGATGCTTGATGCGATCAAGAGCAATCCGGACGGCGAAATCAAAGCTCGTGGATGGTGGAAGGACTTCCTCGTTCATATTGCGCAGCAGCAACGAGCTGATGGCAGTCCGACCCTTGTCAAACGCCTGTCACGAGAAACAGAGTTCCTGCCCGGGTTTTCTCCGGATGACGATACAACTGTGACAGTACGAGTGCTTGCACCGGTGACCAAACAGGTTGATGGCGCGCCGGGGTTGAAAGACCTCGGAAATGAAGGATATAACAAGAATGGGCATTCTGTCGCCCTTCGCTTGGATTATGGTGAACGGCGTTTTCTTCTCACAGGTGACCTCAACGAGAAAAGTCATGCACTCATCATTGATGACTATGGAGATGACTTTGTTTCTGAATGGCAATCCGACGTGGCGAAGGCATGTCACCATGGCAGCCACCACGCGGATATGAACTTCATGCGTGGTGTCGGGGCACTTGCGACCGTGTTCTCCAGCGGCGATGCGAACACGTTTGATCATCCAAGGGCTTGGGTGCTTGCGGGTGCTGCGATCTCTGGGCGCGTCGTTGAAGACCCCAATTTGCCCAGGCTCAGAGCACCACTCATCTACAGCACCGAAGTCGCCAGAAGCGTTGATCTCGGCAAGATCGAGCAGCTCCGTGGATACGAGGATCAACAGAAGTACGGCGTTCCGAGTGAAGATCCAGTCCAAACAATCAGCGGTGACGCAACAATCGCGAAGTGGCGATTGGTCTTTGATCACGACTCACCAGCAGCATCTGCGTATCCACCGATAGCCGGTGTGCGCGCTGTGCGCGGTGTGGTTTACGGTCTCGTGAATGTTCGCACCGACGGTGAGCGCGTACTCTTTGCTGTCCGAAATGAGGGGAACAAGTCCTGGGCTGGGGAAACGCTTGAGCCCGATGATTTTCAGCGGGCTTACAGACTGGTTCGTTCTGATCTCGATTGATGCCAAAGCCCTCAGCCAGTATGCTCACGAATCACCTGTATCAACCCCCCTATGAGTAGAGTTATAGTAACTGCGGGTTCTATTCCATTATACTCGGGCAGCTAAAGCCTGTTTCATGACGATAAGTGTAAGCACGAGCAGTCCAATACTTGCACCGCCCACCGACCGCCAGAATGCGACATATTGATCAAACATTTTACCACCCGGGGGGAGATACAAACACGTCAGAAACACCAGCAAGCCCGTAAGCAGTAACTTTCGCTGCACACCAACCGAGAGTATCAGTGTCATGCCAAGTGCAACCATGGGTAGTGCGAGAAACATATGGCGAGCCTCGGTCTGAGGACTGAATATGAGTAATGCGGCGAGCAAGCCGAACCATTCAAGTGTTGTGAGAAGCTCTGATCGAACATCATTCTTCTGAATGAACAATGTGGCATCGTGTGCGCTATACACGCGCATGACGATAAGAAGCAAACCGAGGCAGGCGATCGTCACAACTAACAATGCTTCAAATGGCGAACCCGTCCAGCGTGCCATTGCACTCGTAATCGAAACACTGCGATCCCAGGTGATCGGATGTGGATTTGCGTGACCTCTCGTATCGAGCCCAAAGACGGCGCTGAGTATGGAGAAGGACTCTCCGAGATACGATAGATTTCGCCCCCAGCCGACAATCAGCGAGGGGGCGAGTGCAAGCGTGGCTATGCACGCTGCGAAGGAGCAGAGTTCACGCCATCGTCCACGCAGAATGAGATAAGGTAGCAGAATAATTGCTTGGTACTTGATCATGCATGCTCCCGCCATTGCAGCGCCGCATTTCATGGGATCTGTCCGATACCATTGTAATGACAGCACGCACAGGAGCAGCACGATGGCATCGGTCTGGCCCATCATCATCACTGCTCGGGCTTTGTCGATCAATAGCATAAATGCCGATGCCCCAAGAGGCCAGAGCATGTTTGATGATTGAAGCCCAAGTGAAGCGATACATCTTTTCGCAGTTACCCATACGGCAGCGAACATCGCGGCTCCGTTGATACAGCACCAGAGCGCGCCCGCAAAGGCAAATGAGAACACTGTCAACGGGGTCAATACAATTGCAAACACAGGCGGATAAAGGTAGCCCTGCTCGTAGCTTGCGTATGGACTCTCCCCCTGCGTGATCGCTTGTGCAGCGAAGTAGAAGTCATCAAAGTCTCCATGCCTTCCATCAAGATATGACTTCATCCCCATACATGTGAGCAGGGCAATAGGAATTAGAAGGAACAAATATCTGAATGAACCGCACTTGTGGGTTAGATCTGTTGACGTGCATTTCTGCCGCTTCGTT
Above is a genomic segment from Phycisphaeraceae bacterium containing:
- a CDS encoding glycosyltransferase; protein product: MIKDLTVTTPLRDRHALEVHQIRAQQPRSTPNRSWNIYLSIIIPMYQEQHRIGDTLRDIFAWLQLQTFHTEIILVDDGSSDQTVNIVCQSIPSVLPTTTTRVQLLSHPFNRGKGAAVHTGFRHASGRWQLFMDADTAVPTSEIRRLLKKAIESQSDVVIATRHARDASVRMGLPRLFVSKCFNLNMKLLGIRYVSDTQCGCKLYSNSAAKYVAMQTKERGFAFDIEHLLLLRQAGYKVAEQPICWDEKAGGTVKPIRDGIRMLRAAAAIKTRTGTERITKRQKCTSTDLTHKCGSFRYLFLLIPIALLTCMGMKSYLDGRHGDFDDFYFAAQAITQGESPYASYEQGYLYPPVFAIVLTPLTVFSFAFAGALWCCINGAAMFAAVWVTAKRCIASLGLQSSNMLWPLGASAFMLLIDKARAVMMMGQTDAIVLLLCVLSLQWYRTDPMKCGAAMAGACMIKYQAIILLPYLILRGRWRELCSFAACIATLALAPSLIVGWGRNLSYLGESFSILSAVFGLDTRGHANPHPITWDRSVSITSAMARWTGSPFEALLVVTIACLGLLLIVMRVYSAHDATLFIQKNDVRSELLTTLEWFGLLAALLIFSPQTEARHMFLALPMVALGMTLILSVGVQRKLLLTGLLVFLTCLYLPPGGKMFDQYVAFWRSVGGASIGLLVLTLIVMKQALAARV